A region from the Lycium barbarum isolate Lr01 chromosome 8, ASM1917538v2, whole genome shotgun sequence genome encodes:
- the LOC132607834 gene encoding uncharacterized protein LOC132607834 produces the protein MQACHLPLGRPWQFDVNAQHSGRTNKYSFVVKGKKYILNPLSPYQVSEDCRVMRELWEKYQKEEKEKGERETLLVIGGEGTSQDGSKKCLLAKPSNCLKGVDERRFLVCLVNKHLLLNANQATSTLPSSISSLLQEYEALFLEEMPDGLPPLRGIEHQINFVPDSQILNKPAYRSNLEETKELQRQVEELFKKGLIKESLSPCAVLVILVPKKYGT, from the coding sequence ATGCAAGCTTGCCATCTACCGCTTGGAAggccttggcaatttgatgttAATGCCCAACATAGTGGGAGAACTAACAAATACTCATTTGTGGTCAAAGGGAAGAAGTACATTCTTAATCCACTAAGCCCTTACCAAGTGAGTGAGGACTGTAGAGTGATGAGGGAGCTTTGGGAGAAGTatcaaaaagaagaaaaggagAAGGGTGAAAGGGAGACCTTGTTGGTCATAGGTGGAGAGGGGACGTCTCAAGATGGTTCCAAGAAATGTTTGTTGGCCAAACCAAGCAATTGCTTAAAAGGGGTTGATGAGAGACGCTTCTTGGTGTGTCTTGTCAACAAACACCTTCTCCTAAATGCTAACCAAGCTACTAGCACTTTGCCTAGTAGTatatcttctcttttgcaggaatatgaAGCATTGTTCCTGGAAGAAATGCCCGATGGCTTACCTCCCTTGAGAGGTATTGAGCACCAAATTAATTTTGTACCAGATTCTCAAATCCTGAACAAGCCGGCATATAGGAGCAATCTAGAGGAAACAAAGGAATTGCAAAGGCAAGTTGAGGAGCTATTCAAGAAGGGTCTAATCAAGGAGAGCCTTAGTCCATGTGCCGTACTGGTGATTCTTGTCCCAAAGAAATATGGCACTTAG